The following coding sequences are from one Psychrobacter sp. AH5 window:
- a CDS encoding transglutaminaseTgpA domain-containing protein, translated as MKAINGSDASFERLAYGQLISTRLINDERGDDEVTKNKWYQRLLSLPAYYWVLIAQLFVILPHAFYLPLWLIGFGIITIGAQLPFIKARFKPKRLKRYYQAMQMLGFLLGLAGLSLTYGTSFGLDMGVAFLLLCLISKLWELYKRRDAYVVLNLSLFVIAGLFLLDQGLLTTIEAIFATLVVLLAFIALNDDGNTRGDGRLRTLGMLGVSALPLLIVLFLFFPRLPPLWSVQLSSNQATTGVSDSMSPGDFANLSQSTELAFRVEFDEFRPQQSELYWRGLVFSDFDGVTWRPNQRIQQLWQWQSNRQTPQWLEQSLATAADAVKLAPNQYEVILEPTQQQWLFGLDYPFTQEQGISLTSDFTLLNNKPVTEQLRYEVLRFTPIKIDPLLDEVSYEVNLTLPATGNTKTRALAKQLFAQAGSDPVRYMQAIQSWINKDEFRYTLSPPRLSDNRIDSFLFETQAGFCEHYSSSFTFMMRAAGIPARVVAGYQGGELSRGGTVWEVRQMDAHAWSEVWLEGQGWVRVDPTAFVAPERVEQGMDALTQARGASMFGDGARAQISYQQYQMLQTLRRLSDQASYYWQREVVGYDQDKQAGSLLKWFNIRSITEQIAWLAASAIAVMGLIVVLIWYRRRKLWHPLDRPFMKLSKRLAKRDKALARADNEGQLAWLERLESNEAIKLNKQHLGEIKSYYRQLRYGCLSATDSSSDEYQQLFKQLKYSIRQLLK; from the coding sequence CTTATGGCCAACTGATCTCTACTCGCTTAATAAATGATGAGCGCGGTGATGACGAGGTTACTAAGAATAAATGGTATCAGCGGCTGTTATCACTACCCGCTTATTATTGGGTATTGATCGCCCAGCTGTTTGTTATTTTGCCGCACGCTTTTTATCTGCCTCTATGGCTGATAGGTTTTGGCATTATTACTATTGGCGCGCAGCTACCTTTTATCAAAGCTAGGTTCAAGCCCAAGCGCTTAAAGCGTTATTATCAAGCGATGCAGATGCTAGGGTTCCTATTAGGTTTAGCAGGTTTATCGCTCACTTATGGCACTTCTTTTGGTCTCGATATGGGCGTGGCTTTTTTGCTGCTGTGTCTAATCAGTAAGCTTTGGGAGCTTTATAAGCGCCGCGACGCTTATGTAGTACTGAACTTATCGCTGTTTGTTATCGCCGGTTTATTCTTATTAGATCAAGGGCTTTTGACCACCATAGAGGCGATATTCGCTACTTTGGTAGTATTACTAGCTTTTATTGCGCTCAATGATGATGGTAATACTCGCGGTGATGGCCGCTTGCGTACGCTTGGCATGTTAGGCGTATCGGCGCTACCTTTATTGATAGTGCTGTTTTTATTCTTTCCGCGTCTGCCGCCGTTATGGTCAGTGCAGCTGTCCTCAAACCAAGCAACTACTGGCGTCTCTGATAGTATGTCGCCAGGCGATTTTGCTAATTTGAGCCAATCGACCGAACTGGCCTTTCGCGTTGAATTTGATGAATTTCGCCCGCAGCAGAGTGAGCTATATTGGCGCGGCTTAGTGTTTAGCGACTTTGATGGGGTGACTTGGCGTCCCAATCAGCGCATACAGCAGCTGTGGCAATGGCAGTCTAATCGGCAAACGCCGCAGTGGCTAGAGCAGTCGTTGGCTACCGCTGCCGATGCGGTAAAACTGGCACCTAACCAGTATGAGGTGATCTTGGAGCCCACCCAGCAGCAGTGGCTATTTGGGCTTGATTATCCTTTTACCCAAGAGCAAGGTATCAGTCTAACCTCAGATTTTACCTTATTAAACAATAAACCAGTGACTGAGCAGCTGCGTTATGAGGTGCTACGTTTTACCCCTATAAAGATAGATCCGCTACTTGATGAGGTCAGCTACGAGGTTAATTTAACTTTGCCTGCCACCGGTAATACAAAAACGCGTGCCCTTGCTAAGCAGCTGTTTGCACAAGCAGGCTCAGATCCTGTGCGCTACATGCAAGCTATCCAAAGCTGGATCAATAAGGACGAGTTTCGCTATACACTATCGCCGCCACGGCTCAGTGATAATCGCATCGATAGTTTTTTATTCGAAACCCAAGCCGGATTTTGTGAGCATTATTCCTCAAGCTTTACCTTTATGATGCGCGCCGCTGGTATTCCAGCACGGGTAGTGGCAGGCTATCAAGGTGGCGAGCTGAGTCGCGGCGGTACGGTATGGGAGGTGCGGCAAATGGACGCCCACGCTTGGAGCGAGGTTTGGCTTGAGGGCCAAGGCTGGGTGCGCGTTGACCCGACAGCTTTTGTGGCGCCAGAGCGAGTGGAGCAAGGGATGGACGCTTTGACGCAAGCACGCGGCGCTAGTATGTTTGGTGATGGCGCGCGCGCGCAAATCAGCTATCAGCAGTACCAAATGCTACAAACTTTAAGACGTTTATCAGATCAAGCAAGCTACTATTGGCAAAGAGAGGTGGTCGGTTATGATCAAGACAAGCAGGCCGGATCGTTACTAAAATGGTTCAATATCCGGTCTATTACGGAGCAAATCGCTTGGCTTGCCGCTAGCGCTATTGCGGTGATGGGACTTATAGTAGTGCTGATATGGTATCGTCGCCGTAAGCTTTGGCATCCGCTAGATCGGCCTTTTATGAAGCTCTCAAAGCGTTTAGCTAAGCGCGATAAAGCGTTAGCTCGTGCTGATAACGAGGGGCAGCTGGCTTGGCTTGAGCGTTTAGAGAGCAATGAAGCTATTAAACTAAATAAGCAGCATTTGGGCGAGATTAAAAGCTACTATCGACAGCTACGCTATGGATGTCTAAGCGCTACTGATAGTAGTAGTGATGAGTATCAACAGTTATTCAAGCAGCTTAAATACAGCATCAGGCAGCTGCTAAAGTAA
- a CDS encoding universal stress protein: MTSEPHILACIDGSTVTQSVCSYAAWYASRLNLPVALLNVVDVPVSSRRDLSGTIGIDSRQILLEELTQLDEKRAKVVNSYSNALIEDAKSHITNNFDVEVKAYRRRGKLLPAIEHFKDENRAIVLGRRGTDHQNDRLNIGSQIETVTRASNRPILICSEQFNTPASYLIAFDGSKTAIKAVDRVAGSELLKGMQGHIVMVGRDDDNAKNSLAKATEQLSQAGFSVSAHHLPDDEVVESLLQFQANNALDLIVIGAYGHSKFQQLFIGSTTTKLITKTLSPILLLR; this comes from the coding sequence ATGACTAGCGAACCGCACATTTTAGCTTGTATTGATGGCTCGACCGTCACCCAATCCGTCTGTAGCTACGCGGCGTGGTATGCCAGTCGTTTAAATTTACCAGTAGCCTTACTTAATGTCGTCGATGTGCCAGTGTCCTCAAGGCGCGACTTATCTGGCACCATCGGTATCGATAGTCGCCAAATTCTGCTAGAAGAGTTGACGCAATTGGATGAAAAAAGAGCTAAGGTGGTCAACAGCTATAGCAATGCGCTAATCGAAGACGCCAAAAGCCATATCACCAATAACTTTGATGTCGAGGTAAAAGCCTATAGACGCCGTGGTAAGCTGCTGCCCGCCATTGAGCATTTTAAAGATGAAAATCGCGCTATTGTATTAGGACGCCGCGGCACCGATCATCAAAACGATCGCCTCAATATCGGTAGCCAAATCGAAACCGTCACTCGCGCCTCAAACCGCCCGATCTTAATTTGCTCTGAGCAGTTTAATACGCCTGCCTCTTATCTGATAGCTTTTGATGGCAGCAAGACGGCGATTAAAGCGGTAGATAGGGTCGCAGGTAGCGAGCTATTAAAGGGTATGCAAGGTCATATTGTGATGGTGGGCCGAGATGATGATAATGCGAAAAATAGCTTAGCTAAAGCCACTGAGCAATTAAGCCAAGCCGGCTTTAGCGTCAGCGCGCATCATTTACCTGATGATGAGGTAGTTGAGAGTTTATTACAGTTTCAGGCTAACAATGCTCTTGATCTTATTGTCATTGGCGCTTATGGCCATTCTAAATTTCAGCAGTTATTCATCGGTAGCACGACCACTAAGCTGATTACCAAAACCTTATCGCCGATACTGTTACTGCGCTAA
- a CDS encoding nucleotidyltransferase family protein, translating to MNNGDTPLMTQNHAVIILASGLSQRLGQAKQLLPKNGKPLIHYVANLAVASQAKTVIIVIPQHNTAIYSTVNKLTLQYSTLQIINNPSPQIGMAQSLSLAMDTLKVQQNLAIKRVLIMGVDQVLLDAKHLNQLLAKNHLVVASRYPNLDDNYALDDSKSDIIGLPIVIDYQLLKSWQASLSGDKGLRHLIRALPAEQISSVDNSQLSYDIDTPWQLAYAQAQGWLDC from the coding sequence ATGAATAATGGCGACACACCTTTAATGACCCAAAATCACGCGGTTATTATTTTAGCCAGTGGTCTTAGTCAGCGATTAGGTCAGGCTAAGCAGCTGCTACCCAAAAATGGCAAGCCGTTAATTCATTATGTGGCTAACTTAGCTGTGGCCAGTCAAGCAAAAACTGTCATTATCGTCATTCCTCAGCATAATACAGCCATTTACTCTACGGTTAATAAGCTAACATTACAATATTCAACCCTGCAAATTATTAATAACCCAAGCCCACAAATAGGAATGGCGCAAAGCTTATCTCTAGCTATGGATACTTTAAAGGTTCAGCAAAACTTAGCCATCAAGCGCGTATTGATTATGGGCGTGGATCAAGTACTATTAGACGCTAAACATTTAAACCAGCTTCTAGCAAAAAACCATTTAGTCGTCGCTAGTCGCTATCCAAACTTAGATGACAATTACGCTCTTGATGATTCTAAGAGTGACATTATCGGTCTACCGATAGTGATTGATTATCAGTTATTAAAGTCATGGCAAGCTTCATTAAGTGGCGATAAAGGCTTACGACATTTGATTAGAGCTTTGCCTGCTGAGCAAATTAGTAGCGTGGATAATTCACAGCTAAGCTATGATATCGATACGCCTTGGCAATTGGCTTATGCTCAAGCGCAAGGTTGGCTTGACTGTTGA
- a CDS encoding XdhC family protein, with translation MNQIADVLSLAADAQKNDVDAVLATVVHTEGSAYRKPGAMMLICADGRSVGMISGGCLEPHIIKRAFWLTRNGASVQVYQTGDEQQGEQDDGLSSPSYLEDELNFGLGCNGKLHVLFERLSSAMAYLQLIKKVRQNAQPATVATLIRSNSSEMTVAARVHLNGSFLDDSIALKPIAQPIIDQLAVYQVSHKNADYLVIKDSNPSADNPTINIQSEWLVQRLQPQIRLLICGAGNDVMPLVTMAKLQDWHVTVVDSRAQYATRQRFPQADAVLSLPLEDSETLLELSRNAAVALMSHSLSQDRARLAVLLKHPEIYIYLGQLGPRYRTERLIREISSTCDNPTILADGINQLHYPIGYKLGGDGPEALALSIMAQISAVVHEQIAVNRELAQPKPSSKANKLANAVNYE, from the coding sequence ATGAACCAAATCGCTGATGTTCTTAGCCTTGCTGCTGACGCGCAAAAAAATGACGTTGATGCGGTGCTAGCGACGGTCGTGCATACGGAAGGTTCCGCTTATCGCAAGCCCGGCGCGATGATGCTGATTTGCGCGGACGGTCGCTCAGTGGGCATGATTAGTGGCGGCTGCCTTGAGCCGCATATTATCAAGCGCGCTTTTTGGCTGACCCGCAATGGTGCAAGCGTACAAGTGTATCAAACCGGTGATGAGCAACAGGGCGAGCAAGATGATGGGCTAAGTAGCCCCTCATATTTAGAAGATGAGTTAAATTTTGGTTTAGGCTGTAATGGCAAACTTCATGTCTTATTTGAGCGTTTATCTTCGGCTATGGCCTATTTACAATTGATCAAAAAAGTCCGGCAAAATGCCCAGCCTGCTACTGTCGCCACTTTAATCCGCTCTAATAGTTCTGAGATGACAGTAGCAGCACGAGTTCATTTAAACGGCAGTTTTTTAGATGACAGCATAGCCTTAAAACCCATAGCGCAGCCGATCATTGATCAATTAGCAGTTTATCAAGTCAGTCATAAAAACGCTGATTATCTCGTGATTAAAGACTCTAATCCAAGTGCTGATAACCCAACTATAAATATACAAAGCGAGTGGCTAGTGCAGCGCTTACAACCACAAATTCGGCTACTGATTTGCGGCGCAGGCAACGATGTCATGCCGCTAGTCACCATGGCAAAGCTGCAAGATTGGCACGTCACAGTAGTGGATAGCCGCGCGCAATACGCTACTCGCCAGCGTTTTCCGCAAGCCGATGCTGTACTCTCATTACCTTTGGAGGACAGCGAAACCTTGCTTGAGCTAAGCCGTAATGCCGCAGTAGCGCTAATGTCGCACAGTCTGAGCCAAGATCGCGCGCGCTTAGCTGTCTTACTCAAACATCCTGAGATCTATATCTACCTTGGACAACTAGGGCCACGCTATCGCACTGAGCGTCTGATCAGGGAGATTAGCTCGACTTGTGACAACCCTACGATATTAGCAGATGGTATCAACCAATTACACTACCCTATCGGTTACAAGCTCGGCGGTGATGGCCCCGAAGCCTTGGCATTAAGTATCATGGCGCAAATCAGTGCGGTGGTTCATGAGCAAATAGCAGTCAATAGAGAATTAGCGCAGCCAAAACCCTCATCGAAAGCAAACAAGCTTGCCAACGCAGTCAATTATGAATAA
- a CDS encoding xanthine dehydrogenase family protein molybdopterin-binding subunit yields the protein MSVLDTLLPKEPTNKMMMNEPVDTLFDKTASQLVGKPINRVDGPLKVSGQAPYSAEFHLDNQAYGVLVGATIAKGEVREIDTSSAESIPGVIKVVTDPEHFLRNGQQGGAMQAPTQGASEVFYHGQPIAAVIAETFEAATEGAKALKISYKDNTELAALDFNKELPKAHDVDESGGSDKNAKQGNPEQGLADAEVTLDRFYHTPSQSNSPMEPHVTLAHWEDDKLIMYSSNQMLSSCKKQIADALDMDADKVQLIAKYVGGGFGSKLGISPESIAAAISAKELQRPVLIVMSRPQVMEATIRRSNTRQRIAIGCDKDGIIDTMIHETISSNLPGESFFEPAALSTHYLYRGENRLVNYQKVELNQVLSGSMRAPGEAVGQIAMECAMDELAEKLKLDPIEFRRRNEPEKDPSQDIPFSTRQLIACMEQGAEQFGWDQRIARPASRLEGDWWLGVGMAAASRGNNLAPSEARAILQVDHSKALGVKAIIETDMTDIGTGSYTVFTQVAADILGLPVDHIEMSLGDTSLPPAAGSGGSMGAASSGSSIYLACQQLREMLAKKVGLHSDTIQIDNGQIKKIGEHKDSVMESALAAGKSLASGVADNALHQLKEKTGFTTSQPKRDVDADNKSDKGSYDFSDSKSYSLAEVIASYNEQRVSAKGFISPGKNGKSHRQASYGANFAEVAVHKVTGEIRVKRMTGAFAAGRILNRKTATSQCYGGMVFGIGSALMEQVIYDKRDGRLCNHDLAEYHVPVNADVPQLDVILVEEDDRYTNPMHIKGIGETAISGAAAAIANAIYNAIGVRVYDFPITLDKILADMPE from the coding sequence ATGTCAGTATTGGATACTTTATTACCCAAAGAGCCCACCAACAAGATGATGATGAATGAGCCTGTCGATACCTTGTTTGATAAGACCGCAAGCCAGCTGGTTGGCAAGCCTATTAATCGTGTTGATGGCCCATTAAAAGTCAGCGGTCAAGCCCCTTATAGCGCAGAGTTTCATCTAGACAATCAAGCCTATGGGGTATTAGTTGGCGCCACGATCGCTAAAGGTGAGGTTAGAGAGATTGACACTAGTAGCGCTGAGTCTATCCCTGGCGTTATCAAAGTCGTCACTGACCCTGAGCATTTTTTGCGTAATGGTCAACAAGGCGGCGCTATGCAGGCACCTACTCAAGGGGCAAGTGAGGTATTTTATCATGGGCAGCCTATCGCGGCGGTCATTGCTGAGACTTTTGAGGCGGCAACAGAGGGCGCAAAAGCATTAAAAATTAGCTATAAAGATAACACCGAGCTTGCAGCCTTAGATTTTAATAAAGAGCTGCCCAAAGCCCATGATGTCGATGAGTCGGGCGGTTCTGATAAAAATGCCAAACAAGGTAATCCGGAACAAGGACTAGCTGACGCCGAGGTGACCCTCGATCGCTTTTATCATACCCCCAGTCAAAGTAACTCGCCGATGGAGCCGCACGTAACGCTTGCGCATTGGGAAGACGATAAGCTGATTATGTACTCCTCCAATCAGATGCTCTCCTCTTGCAAAAAACAAATCGCCGATGCTCTAGATATGGACGCTGATAAAGTGCAGCTCATTGCCAAGTACGTGGGCGGCGGCTTTGGCAGTAAGCTTGGTATCTCCCCTGAGTCTATCGCAGCAGCTATTTCTGCTAAGGAATTACAACGTCCGGTACTCATCGTTATGAGCCGCCCGCAAGTAATGGAGGCAACCATTAGACGCTCCAACACGCGCCAGCGCATAGCTATCGGCTGTGATAAAGACGGTATTATCGATACTATGATTCATGAGACCATCTCTAGTAACTTGCCCGGTGAGAGCTTTTTTGAGCCAGCAGCTTTGTCTACCCATTACCTTTATCGCGGGGAAAATCGTCTGGTAAACTATCAAAAGGTTGAGCTCAATCAAGTGCTATCAGGCTCTATGCGCGCTCCTGGAGAAGCGGTCGGTCAGATCGCGATGGAATGCGCGATGGATGAGTTGGCTGAAAAATTAAAACTTGACCCTATTGAATTTCGTCGCCGCAATGAGCCTGAAAAAGACCCTAGCCAAGATATCCCCTTCTCCACTCGTCAGCTGATTGCTTGTATGGAGCAAGGCGCTGAGCAGTTTGGCTGGGATCAACGTATCGCTCGTCCTGCTAGTCGTTTAGAAGGCGATTGGTGGCTGGGAGTCGGCATGGCAGCAGCTTCTCGCGGTAATAATTTAGCGCCTTCTGAAGCGCGAGCTATTTTGCAAGTTGATCATTCCAAAGCGCTTGGCGTCAAAGCCATTATCGAGACCGACATGACTGATATCGGCACCGGCTCTTATACGGTGTTCACTCAAGTTGCCGCTGATATCTTGGGGTTGCCCGTTGATCATATCGAGATGAGTTTAGGCGACACTAGCTTACCGCCAGCAGCAGGTTCTGGCGGTAGCATGGGCGCGGCAAGCTCAGGCAGTAGTATTTATCTCGCCTGTCAGCAGCTGCGGGAGATGCTAGCCAAAAAGGTGGGGCTACACAGCGACACTATTCAAATCGATAACGGACAAATAAAGAAAATCGGCGAGCATAAAGACAGTGTTATGGAGTCAGCGTTAGCCGCAGGCAAGAGCTTGGCTAGCGGCGTGGCAGATAACGCGCTGCATCAGCTTAAAGAAAAAACTGGCTTTACTACCTCTCAGCCAAAACGCGATGTTGATGCCGATAATAAAAGTGACAAAGGTAGCTATGACTTTAGTGACTCAAAGTCTTACTCACTAGCCGAAGTCATCGCTAGCTATAACGAGCAGCGAGTCAGCGCTAAAGGCTTTATCTCGCCCGGCAAAAACGGTAAAAGTCATCGTCAAGCCTCTTATGGCGCTAATTTCGCTGAGGTGGCGGTGCATAAAGTCACTGGCGAGATTCGCGTCAAACGTATGACTGGCGCGTTTGCTGCTGGTCGTATTCTTAATCGTAAGACCGCGACTTCGCAGTGTTACGGCGGTATGGTGTTTGGTATAGGCTCAGCGCTGATGGAGCAAGTCATTTATGACAAGCGCGATGGACGTCTTTGTAATCACGATTTAGCCGAATATCATGTGCCCGTCAACGCTGATGTACCGCAGCTCGATGTCATACTCGTCGAAGAAGATGATCGTTATACCAACCCTATGCACATTAAGGGGATTGGCGAGACTGCTATCTCCGGAGCCGCTGCCGCTATTGCCAATGCCATCTACAATGCTATTGGGGTACGGGTCTATGACTTCCCTATCACTTTGGACAAAATCTTAGCCGATATGCCTGAGTAG
- a CDS encoding xanthine dehydrogenase family protein subunit M codes for MKRFDYVRASAPNEASSAINSKNDSFIAGGTNLLDLMKFEIETPIKLVDITRLELEQIESTEDGGLRIGTLVTNSDLAAHPEVIAHYPILSRAILAGATGQLRNKATTGGNFLQRTRCYYFYQPDSPCNKRKPGSGCPAINGENRSLAILGTSDSCIAQHPSDMAVAMRLLDATIETVKADGSTRQIPVADFYVLPKDTPHIETVLEVGELITHVVLPAPIKGIHTYDKVRDRASYAFALVSCAAVINSDDNGQLTTVRLAFGGIGTQPWRNEAVEALLTGTDGNADVIAQAADLLLGEAKGSGQNNFKIALTRRLLKQVINRAQASHLSSNKGA; via the coding sequence ATGAAACGCTTTGACTATGTCCGTGCCAGCGCTCCTAATGAAGCGTCCAGCGCCATAAACAGTAAAAATGACAGCTTTATCGCTGGTGGTACTAATCTGCTTGATTTGATGAAGTTTGAGATTGAGACGCCCATCAAGCTTGTCGATATCACCCGCCTAGAGCTTGAGCAAATTGAGAGCACGGAAGACGGCGGCTTGCGTATCGGCACTTTAGTCACCAATAGTGATTTGGCCGCGCACCCTGAAGTGATTGCCCATTATCCAATATTATCGCGCGCTATTTTGGCGGGCGCGACAGGGCAGCTGCGTAATAAAGCCACCACTGGTGGTAATTTTTTACAGCGGACTCGCTGCTACTATTTTTATCAGCCTGATAGTCCTTGTAATAAGCGTAAGCCTGGTTCAGGTTGCCCGGCTATCAATGGCGAAAACCGCTCTTTGGCTATCTTAGGCACCAGCGATTCTTGCATTGCTCAGCATCCCTCCGATATGGCAGTGGCTATGCGTCTATTGGATGCCACTATCGAGACCGTCAAAGCTGATGGCTCAACTCGTCAAATTCCTGTAGCAGATTTTTATGTGCTGCCAAAAGATACCCCGCATATCGAGACGGTATTAGAGGTGGGCGAATTGATTACTCATGTCGTGTTGCCTGCGCCGATCAAAGGCATACATACTTATGACAAAGTGCGCGACCGTGCTTCTTACGCCTTTGCCTTGGTCTCTTGCGCGGCAGTGATAAATAGCGATGACAACGGTCAATTAACCACGGTACGTCTAGCTTTTGGTGGTATCGGCACCCAGCCTTGGCGCAACGAAGCGGTAGAGGCTTTATTAACCGGTACGGATGGCAATGCAGACGTTATCGCGCAAGCGGCTGATTTATTATTAGGCGAAGCTAAAGGTAGCGGTCAAAATAACTTTAAGATTGCGCTCACTCGCCGTCTGCTTAAGCAAGTTATTAATCGCGCGCAGGCCAGCCATTTATCATCGAATAAGGGAGCATAA
- a CDS encoding 2Fe-2S iron-sulfur cluster-binding protein gives MSTLTLTINSQDYHFDDLDPRTTLLDLCRQHLQITGPKKGCDHGQCGACTMLINGARINSCLTLAVMHDGDEITTIEGIGMPASLSDLQQAFVDHDAFQCGYCTPGQICSATALIEEVKQNWPSYVTSDLQNPNGLLVQELAERMSGNICRCSAYPNIIKAISQVLENEVSKQTDNSSTPQTDAKTSSQVTGIWSPPPSETQLGNQSTANKNNINSANALGGRL, from the coding sequence ATGTCTACTTTAACTTTAACCATCAATAGCCAAGACTATCATTTTGATGATCTTGATCCGCGCACTACCTTACTTGACCTGTGCCGTCAGCATCTACAAATAACCGGTCCCAAAAAAGGCTGCGATCACGGTCAGTGCGGCGCTTGTACCATGCTTATCAATGGCGCGCGTATTAATTCTTGTCTAACCTTAGCGGTGATGCATGATGGTGATGAGATTACCACTATCGAGGGCATCGGTATGCCAGCATCGTTATCAGATTTGCAACAAGCCTTTGTCGATCACGATGCTTTTCAGTGCGGCTACTGTACACCGGGGCAGATTTGTTCGGCGACAGCGCTGATTGAGGAGGTCAAACAAAACTGGCCAAGCTATGTGACTAGCGATTTGCAAAACCCCAACGGCTTATTAGTACAAGAGCTTGCTGAGCGTATGAGTGGCAATATTTGCCGCTGCTCGGCTTACCCCAATATTATCAAAGCTATCTCGCAAGTTCTAGAAAACGAGGTGAGTAAACAGACGGATAATAGCTCTACTCCTCAGACAGACGCCAAAACAAGCTCTCAAGTCACCGGAATTTGGTCACCGCCGCCAAGCGAGACCCAGCTAGGCAATCAATCGACGGCCAATAAAAATAATATCAATAGCGCTAATGCTTTGGGAGGCCGCTTATGA
- a CDS encoding DUF3726 domain-containing protein codes for MIVSRNEIVSTVYKAFSGMHREVGEADLIATMVAELQMAGLNGVEQFNNATPFILTEQDTPIDIVSERAGAIRFNLHSSSLACHLPTIMDYALEKMGDLAHYKIYIENCHNRWLAYSELVNLSTKGMACLAKWDNGSAPKHTLFTLNKGFTYPDIYFFNAVQANYNTNDMVIELATFNFDIENESRDFDHKISTDELFEKHQRAWKEGIYVDDEQWAILKQTATAILVENSESSHQGAGGV; via the coding sequence ATGATCGTCTCACGCAATGAAATCGTCAGCACTGTTTATAAAGCCTTTAGCGGTATGCACCGCGAAGTGGGCGAAGCTGATTTGATCGCTACTATGGTCGCTGAATTACAAATGGCAGGGCTTAATGGCGTTGAGCAGTTTAATAATGCCACGCCGTTTATATTAACAGAACAAGATACCCCTATTGATATCGTATCTGAGAGGGCAGGCGCGATTCGGTTTAATTTGCATAGCAGCAGCCTAGCCTGTCATCTGCCGACTATTATGGACTACGCTTTAGAAAAAATGGGCGACTTGGCTCATTATAAGATTTATATCGAGAACTGTCATAATCGCTGGCTAGCTTATAGCGAGCTGGTCAATCTATCGACCAAAGGCATGGCTTGTCTTGCCAAATGGGATAATGGTAGCGCGCCCAAACATACTTTATTTACCTTAAATAAAGGCTTTACTTATCCCGATATTTACTTTTTTAATGCCGTGCAGGCCAATTACAATACCAATGATATGGTGATTGAATTAGCAACCTTTAATTTTGATATCGAAAACGAAAGCCGAGATTTTGATCATAAAATCTCAACCGATGAGCTGTTCGAGAAGCATCAGCGCGCTTGGAAAGAGGGTATCTACGTTGATGATGAACAGTGGGCTATTCTCAAACAAACCGCTACGGCGATCTTAGTAGAAAATAGTGAATCCTCACATCAAGGCGCAGGCGGGGTGTGA